The stretch of DNA GCGCACCTCGAGGTCGTTGCCGCGGAGGTGGTCGGCGATGATCGTCGGGAAGTCGGAGTCGACGAGCACCCCGCCGAGGCCCTCGGCGCGGCAGATGCTCTCGACCAGCACCGCCCAGGCGTCCTGCTCGGCGCCCGCCCTGGCCATCTTCTCCGCCCAGTCGAGCTCCTCGGTGCAGCGCACCCGGCCCACCCTGGCCTCCTTGCGGGCTCTCCCCTCCTCGAGCCGGCTCGTCCAGAGGACGGTGTCGTCGCCGCCCCGGTCGACGACGACCACGGGGTCGGGGGCGAGGAAGCCGGTCCGGTAGAAGATGTTCGGATGGTGGTAGCTCTCTCCGAAGAGAAGGATGGGGGTTTCGGCGATGCTCATATCCACAGGTTACCCTCCCCCGCGTCACCCGGGGCAGGGAGGCGTCACGAGATCGTCGCCGCCTCCAGCCTCCCCCGATCGGGGGACGCCTCGGGGGAGTCCGGGGGACCCCCTATGCACAAGCCCTGGGGATGGATAGGATTACCCCGCGCCGCCGGTACGGAGTTGAGTTGAGAGGACGGACCCTGGGGTGGAGAGCGCCGTGACCGGGGGGGATGTGCGGGCGAGGACGTGGTCGGCACCGTGCCAGCCGAAGAACTTCCTGCGGCCATGCCTGCTCCTGCTGCTCGACGAGCAGCCGGATTACGGGTACGAGCTGCGTGATCGCCTGAGTCACTTCAGCGGCGCCCACTGGGACGCCGGGACCATCTATCGAGTCCTCAACGCCATGGAGGACGAGGGCCTCGTGGCCTCCCGCTGGGAGCCCTCGCCGAGCGGCCCGCAGCGCCGCCGCTACGAGATGACCGCCGACGGCCGGGCCGTGCTCACCCACTGGGCGCGCGGGCTGGAGGAGGTCCGGGGCCTGCTCATCGGCTTCCTCGAGCGCTACGAGCGCGACCGCCAGGCGCACCTCCGCGGTGCTCCCGTGAACGGCACCTCCAATGGTGCAGCCAACGGCGCCTCCAACAGTGCCACGAACGGAGCCGCGGTCAGCGTGCCCGCCGCGGCCGAGGAGTGTCCGATCCCGCTGCCCGCTCTCTGACGCGGGTCCCGCGCGCGGGTCCCGGCAGACGCGGCGGAGGCCGCAGTGATCACGGCGTCGATGCTCGACTCCTGCAATCCGGCGTCGATTCCGTGTCCGAGTCGTTGTCGTCGAGGTTGTCGATACATGCACGTTGCATCTACCGAGTCTCGGGGTGGTACCTGCAAGACCCACGTATTGACCATCGGAAGAGGAGTGGCGCACAGTCGGCCCCGTTCCGGCGATCCACGCCGCATGCCGTCGCGGGCACGTGACATGGCTGCGTTCGGAGCACTTTTCCAGGGTCATCCGGGCGGCAGGGGCCGCTGACCGGAGAAGGCGGGCACACCGAGGAGGTGGTGGCATGGCGACAGCTGCAGTACCGTACGGGAGGTCCACGCAGGTACCTTCCGCCGTATCGGACGTCCACGTCGTGTGGATCACGACCGGGCTCGGCTGCGACGGCGACTCGGTCTCCGTGACCGCGGCGACGCAGCCCAGCATCGAGGACGTCCTTCTCGGCGCAATCCCCGGCCTGCCCACCGTGCACCTCCACAACCCGGTGCTGGCATATGAGGTCGGCGACGACTTCATGAAGTTCTTCTACCAGGCAGAGCGCGGCGAGCTCGACCCCTTCGTCCTGGTGATGGAGGGCTCGGTGCCCAACGA from Candidatus Dormiibacterota bacterium encodes:
- a CDS encoding PadR family transcriptional regulator; translated protein: MTGGDVRARTWSAPCQPKNFLRPCLLLLLDEQPDYGYELRDRLSHFSGAHWDAGTIYRVLNAMEDEGLVASRWEPSPSGPQRRRYEMTADGRAVLTHWARGLEEVRGLLIGFLERYERDRQAHLRGAPVNGTSNGAANGASNSATNGAAVSVPAAAEECPIPLPAL